The Gracilibacillus caseinilyticus genome segment CAGGTAGTCCCATAAGGATTAGATTCAACGATTTTCCCCTCGCTCTCTTTCTAGTACGAACTATAAAAGCTTTATTTAATAAAGCCTTTATAATTACGTTTGACTAGCTGTCCTTCTAACTGTTTCATTGTCTGTAATGCTACGCCGACAACAATTAGAAGACCTGTTCCTCCGATTTGCACGGACTGTGGTAAACCTGCAACGCCACCTAGGATTAGAGGGAGTACAGCTACCGCAGCTAAGAATAAAGATCCAACAAATGTTAGTCGATACATAACACGTGTTAAATAAGTCTCCGTAGTTTTTCCTGGACGAATACCAGGGATATAGCCACCTTGCTTTTTCAAGTTGTCAGCCATTTGCTCTGGATTAACCTGAACAAATGTATAGAAATACGTAAATGCGATGATTAGCACAACGTAGATAATCATACCACTTACGGTTGTATAATCAAAAAAGTTTGAAATAGCTATCGCAATCTCATTGTTTTCAAAGAAACTCGCGATCGTACGCGGTGCAATGATAAATGATATTGCAAAGATTACCGGAATTACCCCTGCAGCATTTACTTTTAACGGTAAATGTGTAGAGTGTCCACCTACCGGCGAACGATTCACTAAACGTTTTGCATATTGTACCGGAATTTTACGTAATGCTTGCTGAATAAAAATAACACCTACGACTACAGCAAGTACAAGCAGTAAAATTAATAATACAATAACGATATTTAGGAACAGTTCATCTCCTGTGCCAGATCCAAAATACTGTGCATAAATTTGATTCACACCATTTGGAATGGCAGCAGCGATACCTGCAAAAATTAGAATAGAGATACCATTACCTACACCGTGTGTAGTAATTTGCTCTCCTAACCATAACAGAAAAGCAGTACCAGCTGTTAACACGATAGCAATCACTAAGAATTTACCAACGCCAGGGTCTTTAATTAACATTCCTCCTGACATCGCGTTAAATCCTACAGACATCGCACAAGCTTGGATAAATGCTAACGCGATCGCTGCGTAACGTGTGACTTGCGCTAATTTCTTGCGTCCCATCTCACCTTGTTTCTTCCATTCAGAGAATTTCTGAACAACATCCATTTGCAATAACTGCATGATGATGGATGCAGTGATGTATGGCATGATTCCCATCGCAAAGATAGAGAAATTCTGTAATGCCCCACCACCAAATGTGTTTAATAAGCCGAACACATTTTGTTCATTCATAAAGTCAATGGCACTTCTGTCAGTAAAAGGAACTGGAATGAAAGTACCAATTCGAAATACTACTAGCATAA includes the following:
- the secY gene encoding preprotein translocase subunit SecY, with amino-acid sequence MFRTISNFVRVADIRNKIIFTLLMLVVFRIGTFIPVPFTDRSAIDFMNEQNVFGLLNTFGGGALQNFSIFAMGIMPYITASIIMQLLQMDVVQKFSEWKKQGEMGRKKLAQVTRYAAIALAFIQACAMSVGFNAMSGGMLIKDPGVGKFLVIAIVLTAGTAFLLWLGEQITTHGVGNGISILIFAGIAAAIPNGVNQIYAQYFGSGTGDELFLNIVIVLLILLLVLAVVVGVIFIQQALRKIPVQYAKRLVNRSPVGGHSTHLPLKVNAAGVIPVIFAISFIIAPRTIASFFENNEIAIAISNFFDYTTVSGMIIYVVLIIAFTYFYTFVQVNPEQMADNLKKQGGYIPGIRPGKTTETYLTRVMYRLTFVGSLFLAAVAVLPLILGGVAGLPQSVQIGGTGLLIVVGVALQTMKQLEGQLVKRNYKGFIK